The following proteins are co-located in the Victivallis lenta genome:
- a CDS encoding prepilin-type N-terminal cleavage/methylation domain-containing protein gives MKQPNNLIQVRRLRFFPAMGNRTFRSSAICSKNIGPAPPAEFSRHTPARPAENAEKGGGATFVMSDRIFRLNLIREPSHYFNTIHREGTMKQKKSFTLIELLIVIAIIAILAGMLLPALNKARQAARKTSCISQLKQVMAQNIIYANDFNNLIFVENPRPWGYNSYPFFMTIGAANELSSYALARKLFVCPETNDPAANFTNPFEGTLNSSVYGMLDEVYNDENHPSYASSCFISSNGWNGYSLGKMSRPSITVMYADSAQGTPTSTVGWYRMRVFNTALSTTGIYLVHNNQACVAYADGHAAGKSKEELYAESNIQRFVNSGFGNIYFTKNY, from the coding sequence ATGAAACAACCGAATAACCTTATCCAAGTCAGGCGCCTCCGGTTCTTTCCCGCGATGGGAAATCGTACTTTTCGATCTTCCGCAATCTGCAGCAAAAACATCGGTCCGGCGCCGCCGGCGGAATTCAGCCGCCATACTCCGGCACGCCCCGCAGAAAACGCGGAGAAAGGAGGCGGCGCTACGTTTGTCATGAGTGATCGTATTTTCCGGTTGAATTTGATCCGTGAGCCGAGTCATTATTTCAACACCATTCACAGAGAGGGTACCATGAAACAGAAAAAAAGCTTTACATTGATTGAATTGCTCATTGTTATCGCCATCATCGCCATTCTGGCCGGAATGTTGTTGCCGGCGTTGAACAAAGCCCGTCAGGCGGCCCGTAAAACTTCCTGTATTTCGCAACTCAAACAGGTGATGGCGCAAAATATTATTTACGCCAATGATTTCAACAATTTAATTTTTGTGGAGAATCCAAGACCGTGGGGCTACAATTCCTATCCTTTCTTCATGACGATCGGAGCCGCGAACGAGTTGTCCTCCTACGCTCTGGCGCGCAAGTTGTTCGTCTGTCCGGAGACCAATGACCCGGCGGCTAACTTCACCAATCCGTTTGAGGGTACCTTGAACAGTTCAGTCTATGGGATGCTGGATGAAGTCTACAACGATGAGAATCACCCGAGCTACGCCAGTTCCTGTTTCATCTCCAGCAATGGTTGGAATGGTTACAGTTTGGGTAAAATGAGCCGGCCGTCGATCACGGTCATGTATGCGGACAGCGCACAGGGAACCCCGACCTCTACTGTAGGCTGGTACCGTATGCGGGTATTCAATACTGCACTGAGTACAACCGGAATCTACCTGGTCCACAACAATCAGGCCTGTGTCGCCTACGCCGACGGCCATGCTGCGGGCAAGAGCAAGGAAGAACTTTACGCCGAAAGCAACATTCAGCGCTTTGTTAACTCCGGTTTCGGTAATATTTATTTTACAAAGAATTATTAA
- a CDS encoding sodium:solute symporter family transporter produces the protein MSLIQCLIVIVPLCLVSGMALYSRRFIRGVADFLVAGRVAGRYVLSVAGMIDGLSVFTLVAMCEANYQTGFAMSYWNNILLPLGIFLGLTGYLNYRFRETCAMSMGQFLEMRYSRSLRIFATCVRCFAEMLTNCIGPAVAARFFIYLLGLPMEFQLFGHTVSTFVMLLILCLSLAVGVILAGGRLALIITDCFQGLMSYPIFVIIAVFVFTNFSWFHEIAPVMGDRIAGESFLNPYDIYNLRDFNMFALFVLVFGRFFDGVWLGNDTSGAARTPHEQKMAGILGRWRAGYSTTMSLLLVISVITLLNHAKFSSEAHQIRTELVNRVAEEIVPSQETRVELARRIGELPPPIHRIGEEEPLSRRRNLDTAYLTTVSEVLHASPGVSEENGNQQFQNFRSMYNQMMLPVTLKTMLPPTLLALFLLLGILLMLSTDDSLMFNSASALIQDLVVPLCKKPLPPETHVKLLKLMTIVVTLVFFWGSIYLSQLDFLNLFITITISIWGAGAGGVVTFGLYSRRGTTAGAYASILVGGLVSGGGILVQRNWADTVYPTLSGWGMIPMLDHALTVVSSPLNPWVVWEMNPLKFPINSMEISFLAMLLAIAAYWLVSLLTFRQPFNLDRMLHRGIYNLNPEKMDVKPRFSWHGVFQFLVSITPDYTFGDKVITWFVFGYFLIYKFLIMFVAVVVVNLFYPLPDQWWSIYFLINSLIDPCIVGIITTVWFMIGGIKDLRRLFCDLAVRRRNPLDNGMVANNVSLSDIAEFESLEQKKQS, from the coding sequence ATGAGTCTGATTCAATGTTTGATCGTCATTGTCCCGCTGTGTCTTGTCTCAGGCATGGCACTCTATTCCCGGCGATTTATCCGCGGCGTGGCGGATTTTCTGGTTGCCGGGCGAGTTGCCGGGCGTTACGTACTCTCCGTTGCCGGAATGATAGATGGGTTGAGTGTTTTTACGTTGGTCGCCATGTGCGAGGCCAACTATCAGACCGGATTTGCCATGAGTTACTGGAATAACATTCTGTTGCCGCTGGGGATTTTTCTCGGCCTGACCGGTTATCTCAATTACCGGTTCCGGGAAACCTGCGCAATGTCGATGGGACAGTTTCTCGAAATGCGTTACAGCCGTTCCTTACGCATCTTCGCAACGTGTGTTCGCTGTTTCGCTGAAATGCTCACCAACTGCATCGGTCCGGCGGTGGCTGCGCGTTTCTTCATCTACCTGTTGGGATTGCCGATGGAGTTTCAACTCTTCGGCCACACGGTTTCGACTTTCGTCATGCTGCTAATTCTCTGCCTGTCGCTGGCGGTCGGAGTGATTCTCGCCGGTGGACGGCTAGCGTTGATCATCACCGACTGCTTCCAGGGATTGATGAGCTATCCGATCTTTGTGATCATCGCGGTATTTGTTTTTACAAATTTCTCGTGGTTTCATGAGATCGCGCCGGTGATGGGAGACCGTATTGCGGGGGAAAGTTTTCTGAATCCGTACGATATTTATAATTTGCGTGATTTCAATATGTTCGCGCTGTTCGTTCTGGTATTTGGCCGATTCTTCGACGGAGTCTGGCTGGGGAACGATACCAGCGGCGCAGCGCGGACGCCCCATGAACAGAAGATGGCAGGAATCCTCGGGCGCTGGCGTGCAGGGTACAGCACAACGATGTCACTGCTTCTGGTGATCTCGGTCATCACGCTCCTGAATCATGCCAAATTCTCCTCCGAGGCGCACCAGATACGTACCGAATTGGTCAACCGGGTAGCCGAAGAGATCGTGCCGTCGCAGGAAACCCGTGTTGAGCTCGCCCGTCGCATCGGGGAACTGCCGCCTCCGATTCACCGCATCGGCGAGGAGGAGCCACTTTCCCGGCGACGGAACCTTGATACTGCCTATCTGACCACGGTTTCCGAGGTATTGCACGCTTCTCCAGGGGTCAGCGAGGAAAACGGCAATCAACAGTTTCAGAATTTCCGCAGCATGTACAATCAGATGATGCTGCCAGTTACGTTGAAAACCATGCTGCCGCCGACGTTGCTGGCACTTTTTCTGCTGCTGGGAATTTTGCTGATGCTTTCGACGGATGATTCATTGATGTTCAATTCGGCTTCGGCGCTGATTCAGGACCTGGTGGTGCCGTTGTGCAAAAAACCGCTCCCGCCGGAAACCCATGTAAAATTGTTGAAGCTGATGACCATCGTGGTGACGCTAGTCTTTTTCTGGGGGTCGATCTACCTTTCTCAGCTCGATTTTCTGAACTTGTTCATCACGATCACGATTTCGATCTGGGGCGCCGGAGCCGGAGGGGTCGTCACGTTCGGGCTGTACAGCCGCCGCGGCACTACAGCCGGGGCTTATGCTTCGATTCTGGTTGGCGGCCTGGTTTCCGGCGGTGGAATTCTAGTGCAGCGCAACTGGGCGGACACCGTCTATCCGACCCTTTCCGGTTGGGGCATGATTCCGATGCTCGACCACGCGCTGACGGTGGTTTCTTCCCCGTTGAATCCCTGGGTCGTATGGGAAATGAACCCGTTGAAGTTCCCGATCAATTCGATGGAAATCTCCTTTCTCGCGATGCTGCTGGCAATTGCCGCCTACTGGCTGGTTTCGCTGTTGACCTTCAGGCAACCATTCAATCTCGACCGGATGCTTCATCGGGGAATCTATAATCTGAACCCTGAGAAAATGGATGTCAAGCCTCGGTTCTCCTGGCACGGCGTGTTTCAGTTTCTGGTGTCGATCACACCGGACTACACCTTCGGAGACAAGGTCATCACCTGGTTTGTCTTCGGCTATTTTTTGATCTACAAATTTCTGATTATGTTTGTGGCGGTGGTGGTGGTCAATTTGTTTTATCCTTTGCCGGATCAGTGGTGGAGCATCTATTTTTTAATCAATTCGCTGATTGATCCCTGCATCGTCGGGATAATCACGACGGTCTGGTTCATGATCGGTGGAATCAAAGATCTGCGCCGTTTATTCTGCGACCTCGCCGTCCGGCGGCGGAATCCGTTGGATAACGGAATGGTTGCCAATAACGTTTCACTATCCGATATTGCGGAATTCGAAAGTCTGGAACAAAAAAAACAATCCTGA
- a CDS encoding sugar-binding protein: MRLLRSFTVLLSIVAWSANAWWVPYQSNPVTVTKEQGEIQIGHPEQPDWMWKTNDNVSFLFIPDRGNQFYVEKSNGKPGRFTLEFNFSQALKSFVFVTPECRGVDLTAGEIVFGYSINDDSEVKELAGITRNTPGYTEGATMAAINCPEVNFSEAQDVRKLTLHFRIDGDVKYMMFAGPVKQGALINYTVYNRIPLELLPDATRVGNTYYIDTPPHLIIRVPVRGVTVFDETRNREAGICRMEVQDTQTIARLPIGLRPGIFRLRVWNSNGELPELERRIALVQRPRELSNSQLLNSPFGMVRIEVDGRWNNIGPSLDCPLIGEMIGIHQIRGAEWAWCNTALAPGKFAWDDPEWWNAWQEKVDHWKSHKLVPRQSLSWTPEWAVDHARVRPGTWSGHYPPKDEFLPDYEEFCRETVRRSAGAREYEIRNEPNNEPSGMWKGTFEEYVELCKVSADAIHSVDPEAKMILGTTADADIGYIARCFKAGLSPYYQIIDIHPYPHTRQAPELFLLNNINALQRLIEKYNGNQEIIFSEIGWPTQQFDISSYERVSEFEQACFYSRLMLISLAGGVRQVYFYTVADFGTDPASAEQNFGIVRNDSTPKPSLSALSGTARHLEAARFLGTLPTPVSYFVWAWKNPWQPEEILLTVWADTQAITEGVVPLELPGILAQAEDLWGGAPDADRVWVKDGKIHVQPGADPLFLYVKNFPENKLQPLPKTLRPGRTPRRATAPRCETLPEKREDMAYTTNYPFGALTLGYAGLNNDGKMIDQKKPGSETSFSVGWNDQEFLLNVRIKSDKPFSNQKNGWDVWEEDSVRLFLCPDATTSYLTGDHYQIGIAPETTGHGPAGAFVISYGNRVPVGEAIPGARVEAKNVEDGWLMKVAIPWSAFGTVPEPGDVWRFDLISPNGIWNSPGDDKWHNAGNWGVLEFTR; encoded by the coding sequence ATGCGATTGTTACGTAGCTTTACTGTACTGCTTTCCATCGTTGCCTGGAGCGCCAACGCCTGGTGGGTCCCCTACCAGAGTAATCCGGTCACGGTCACGAAAGAACAAGGGGAAATTCAGATCGGTCACCCTGAACAGCCTGACTGGATGTGGAAAACCAATGACAACGTTTCGTTTCTGTTTATTCCCGATCGGGGCAATCAATTCTATGTGGAGAAAAGTAACGGTAAACCGGGCAGATTTACGTTGGAATTCAATTTCAGTCAGGCGTTGAAGAGCTTCGTCTTTGTCACTCCTGAGTGCCGCGGCGTCGATCTGACCGCCGGAGAGATCGTTTTCGGCTACAGCATCAACGATGATTCCGAGGTAAAGGAGCTCGCCGGAATTACCCGGAATACTCCCGGGTATACCGAAGGCGCGACGATGGCGGCGATCAACTGTCCCGAGGTGAACTTTTCGGAAGCTCAGGACGTGCGTAAACTTACGTTGCATTTCCGAATCGATGGCGATGTCAAATATATGATGTTCGCCGGTCCGGTCAAGCAGGGGGCGTTGATCAACTACACCGTTTACAATCGTATCCCTCTGGAGTTGCTGCCGGACGCGACACGCGTCGGAAACACCTACTACATCGACACCCCGCCGCATCTGATAATCCGGGTTCCGGTACGGGGGGTGACGGTGTTCGACGAAACCCGCAACCGTGAAGCCGGAATCTGCCGTATGGAAGTTCAGGATACACAGACAATCGCCCGGCTGCCGATCGGCCTGCGTCCGGGGATCTTCCGGCTTCGAGTGTGGAACTCCAACGGTGAACTGCCGGAACTCGAACGCCGGATTGCGCTCGTACAGCGTCCCCGTGAGCTTTCCAACTCGCAGCTCCTTAACTCTCCGTTCGGCATGGTGCGCATTGAGGTGGACGGACGCTGGAATAACATTGGTCCGTCGCTGGATTGTCCACTGATTGGTGAAATGATCGGCATCCATCAGATCCGCGGCGCGGAATGGGCCTGGTGCAACACTGCTCTCGCTCCCGGTAAGTTTGCCTGGGACGATCCGGAGTGGTGGAATGCCTGGCAGGAGAAGGTTGATCACTGGAAAAGCCATAAACTCGTACCGCGCCAAAGTCTCTCCTGGACGCCGGAATGGGCTGTCGATCACGCCCGGGTACGCCCCGGGACCTGGAGCGGCCACTATCCGCCGAAAGACGAATTCCTGCCTGACTACGAAGAGTTCTGCCGGGAAACCGTCCGCCGTTCCGCCGGCGCGCGTGAATACGAAATCCGCAACGAGCCGAACAACGAACCCAGCGGCATGTGGAAAGGAACCTTTGAGGAATACGTTGAACTCTGCAAGGTTTCCGCCGACGCGATTCATTCGGTCGATCCTGAGGCGAAAATGATTCTCGGTACAACCGCCGACGCCGACATCGGATATATTGCCCGCTGTTTTAAGGCCGGCCTTTCGCCGTATTACCAAATCATCGACATTCATCCATACCCGCATACCCGGCAGGCGCCGGAATTGTTCCTGCTCAATAACATCAATGCCTTGCAGCGTTTGATCGAAAAATATAACGGCAATCAGGAGATCATTTTCAGTGAAATCGGTTGGCCGACCCAGCAGTTTGACATCTCCAGTTACGAACGGGTCAGCGAATTCGAGCAGGCGTGTTTCTACAGTCGTCTGATGTTGATCAGTCTTGCCGGTGGTGTCAGGCAGGTCTACTTCTACACCGTCGCCGACTTCGGCACCGATCCGGCGAGCGCCGAACAGAATTTCGGCATCGTCCGGAACGATTCGACGCCCAAACCGTCGTTGTCGGCCCTCAGCGGCACGGCGCGCCACTTGGAGGCGGCACGGTTCCTCGGCACGCTGCCGACTCCGGTCTCCTACTTCGTCTGGGCATGGAAAAACCCGTGGCAGCCGGAGGAAATTTTGTTAACCGTATGGGCCGATACGCAGGCGATCACCGAAGGAGTGGTTCCTCTGGAATTGCCGGGAATACTCGCCCAGGCCGAAGATCTCTGGGGCGGAGCGCCCGATGCCGACCGCGTCTGGGTCAAAGACGGAAAAATCCACGTACAGCCCGGAGCCGATCCGCTTTTTCTCTACGTGAAAAATTTTCCTGAAAATAAGTTGCAGCCGTTGCCGAAGACACTCCGGCCCGGTCGGACTCCGCGACGAGCCACCGCGCCCCGATGCGAAACCCTGCCGGAAAAACGGGAGGATATGGCATATACCACCAACTATCCGTTCGGAGCGCTGACCCTCGGTTATGCGGGATTGAACAACGACGGAAAAATGATCGATCAGAAGAAGCCGGGCAGTGAAACCTCATTCTCCGTCGGCTGGAACGATCAGGAGTTTCTGCTCAACGTCCGGATCAAATCGGATAAGCCCTTCTCCAACCAAAAAAACGGCTGGGATGTCTGGGAGGAAGATTCAGTCCGCCTTTTTCTCTGTCCCGATGCCACCACGTCCTATCTGACCGGAGATCACTATCAGATCGGCATTGCGCCGGAGACGACCGGTCACGGCCCGGCCGGCGCCTTCGTCATCAGTTACGGCAACCGCGTCCCGGTCGGAGAAGCGATTCCGGGGGCGCGGGTTGAAGCGAAAAACGTCGAGGACGGCTGGTTGATGAAAGTGGCAATTCCGTGGAGCGCTTTCGGGACGGTTCCCGAACCGGGGGATGTCTGGCGCTTTGACCTGATCTCTCCCAACGGGATCTGGAACAGCCCCGGAGACGACAAGTGGCACAATGCCGGCAACTGGGGTGTGTTGGAGTTTACCAGGTAA
- a CDS encoding sialate O-acetylesterase has product MRHVKIHFCLVTILLLFGAIDVSAELFAGSIFNDHMVLQHGKAIEVWGIADPGETVRVQFAGQEQTAVTDGNGYWAATLAPLEINRTGEDLTIVGTKKTIVRHDVVVGDVWLCSGQSNMEMSFAWGLMDGNRFQQEANHPLIRHLKLTKRKLNTPDRSLYIDREWQACTPASVQELSGVGYFFALELSKHLDIPIGLIDASWSGCRIEPFFAPGAVDAEPGLEYIKQEIAQCDTRTPEGKRRAADVMEQIKKWYDLAQQSTPADPHPGVPPHFPTLLDVSFRQPLTQYNAMIAPMTNFPIKGVIWYQGCSNNGDSDYVEKMRALINGWRRAWNDDLPFYYVQLASLGGPPPDPAGGEGFADMRRQQRQALSIPNTAMVVTIDIGQWNDIHPKNKYDVGKRLALAALNRTYGIPMADSGPNYRSMRIEGNRIRIFFDHTDGGLKVGTKDGINPVVFSSETKLNNFAIGDDQGNWAWAEAWIEGDSVVVSSSAIAAPTKVRFAHCACPPNFNFYNGAGLPAVPFCTDLP; this is encoded by the coding sequence ATGCGACATGTAAAAATCCATTTCTGTCTGGTCACGATTCTGCTGCTGTTCGGCGCCATCGATGTATCCGCGGAATTGTTCGCCGGCTCCATCTTCAACGACCACATGGTTTTGCAGCACGGCAAAGCGATCGAAGTGTGGGGCATTGCCGATCCGGGCGAAACGGTCAGGGTTCAGTTTGCCGGTCAGGAACAAACCGCGGTAACCGACGGAAACGGCTACTGGGCAGCAACTCTTGCACCGTTGGAAATCAATCGTACCGGAGAAGATTTGACCATTGTCGGAACCAAAAAAACCATCGTGCGGCACGATGTCGTCGTCGGTGATGTCTGGCTCTGCAGCGGCCAATCCAATATGGAGATGTCATTTGCGTGGGGGCTCATGGATGGCAATCGCTTTCAGCAAGAGGCAAACCACCCGCTGATTCGTCACCTGAAGCTGACAAAACGCAAGCTCAACACGCCGGATCGTTCGCTTTACATCGACCGGGAATGGCAGGCTTGTACACCGGCGAGCGTTCAGGAACTTTCCGGGGTTGGGTATTTTTTTGCGTTGGAGTTGTCGAAACATCTCGATATTCCGATTGGTTTGATCGACGCCAGTTGGAGCGGCTGCCGGATCGAACCGTTTTTTGCTCCCGGCGCAGTAGATGCTGAACCGGGTTTGGAATATATCAAACAGGAGATCGCCCAATGTGACACGCGTACTCCGGAAGGCAAGCGTCGTGCTGCCGATGTTATGGAACAGATCAAGAAGTGGTATGACCTGGCACAGCAGAGTACTCCTGCCGATCCGCACCCGGGCGTACCTCCACACTTTCCCACGCTGCTGGATGTCAGTTTTCGTCAACCGCTGACCCAGTATAACGCAATGATCGCTCCCATGACCAACTTTCCGATTAAAGGGGTGATCTGGTATCAGGGCTGCAGTAATAACGGCGACTCCGATTACGTAGAGAAAATGCGGGCGCTGATCAATGGTTGGCGGCGTGCCTGGAATGACGACCTGCCGTTCTATTACGTGCAGTTGGCGTCTCTGGGAGGTCCTCCGCCGGATCCGGCGGGCGGGGAGGGATTTGCTGACATGCGGCGGCAGCAGCGGCAGGCGTTGAGCATTCCCAATACCGCGATGGTTGTTACCATCGATATCGGTCAGTGGAACGATATCCATCCGAAGAATAAATACGACGTCGGCAAACGGCTGGCTCTGGCGGCGTTAAATCGCACCTACGGCATCCCGATGGCGGACTCCGGCCCGAACTATCGATCGATGCGCATTGAGGGGAACCGGATCCGGATCTTCTTCGACCATACTGACGGGGGCTTGAAAGTCGGGACAAAAGACGGGATCAATCCGGTTGTTTTCTCCTCGGAGACTAAATTGAATAACTTTGCCATCGGTGACGATCAGGGGAACTGGGCGTGGGCGGAAGCCTGGATTGAAGGTGACAGTGTTGTGGTTTCATCTTCGGCAATCGCCGCTCCGACCAAAGTTCGTTTCGCTCATTGCGCCTGTCCGCCGAACTTCAACTTTTACAACGGCGCTGGTCTGCCGGCAGTTCCATTCTGCACCGATTTGCCGTAG
- a CDS encoding alpha-mannosidase, translating into MRQEQIKILAERCRLFLQRTEPDLLQAEFPCRAEFAVSDRMVPWRERLSLPYRPISEGEFWGQAWQSAWFHLQAELPEKWADQPVALRLNLSGENLLFDADGVPVAGLTAYSVLNPEYTKEYFPLPDAFRRNGTFDLWLEAAASSNFGVYLAEDPHRLTTETRGCFAARVERMRLGLFRRELWHLRIEFSILWEYYQALPEHDYRRRRVLAALSGAIDRYADDPDGAAGARQELAPVLALPALHSAPIACGVGHAHIDTGWLWPVSETIRKSARTFANQLDMMDKYPEYTFGASQPQHYAFVKQYYPELFEKIRRRVSEGRWELQGGMWVEADCNLISGESMIRQFLHGKNFFRDEFGMEVHNLWLPDVFGYSPALPQIMKKSGCDFLLTQKISWNQFNTFPFTTFFWKGIDGSEVLTHFPPENTYNASVTPLELIPAQNRFQESELLPEFLSLYGIGDGGGGPKETHIERARLLQNFEGTPRFRFGRADEFFERLAGTEAVTRRQLPVWSGELYLELHRGTLTSQAQIKRDNRKLEQLLAATEFLCAIGPLSDYPSSALDAAWKKLLINQFHDILPGSSITQVYENARREHAELFATCHHLIDQAAGKISVEAPDTLSLLNTLSCTFHHAVELPPEWQNCEIIDEQGRPVSVQGTRATAIVPPSGFTIWHKRGSVSAAPLVAVDEGLVLANDLVRYEFTPAGELLSAVDLETGLETLRPGECGNVLRLYVDRPNAYEAWDIDLFYDHEKVVAPELTARPRRESGPVESTLQFAWAIGEHSTIRQTIRLERHTKRLDFETAVDWAETRKMLRVNFPVAIATDSAACDIQYGYFRRPTQENDSWDLAKFEVSFHRYVDLSEPGRGVALLSDCKYGCRVNRGNLDLALLRSPKYPDWEADRGHREFTYSYLPHRGELVEAPVMAEAAQLNRPPLLFPGRRFTVRPPFCVTAGRVALEVLKRAEKSDHRVIRLVEISGGSGKARLTTELPGVRLVECDLLEWHTGRSFRFENGELELLFRPFEIRTFLVIQDRIS; encoded by the coding sequence ATGCGACAAGAACAGATTAAAATTCTCGCTGAACGCTGCCGCCTTTTTCTTCAGCGTACCGAACCGGATCTTCTGCAAGCGGAATTCCCCTGTCGGGCGGAGTTCGCCGTCAGCGACCGGATGGTACCGTGGCGGGAACGTCTTTCATTGCCTTACCGCCCGATTTCCGAAGGGGAGTTCTGGGGACAGGCCTGGCAGAGTGCCTGGTTTCATCTCCAGGCTGAACTGCCGGAAAAGTGGGCCGATCAGCCCGTGGCGTTACGCCTCAATCTTTCCGGGGAAAATCTGCTGTTCGACGCCGACGGCGTACCGGTCGCCGGACTTACCGCCTACAGTGTACTCAACCCGGAATACACCAAGGAATATTTTCCGCTTCCTGATGCCTTTCGCCGCAACGGAACGTTCGATCTCTGGCTGGAAGCCGCCGCCAGCTCCAACTTCGGCGTCTATCTCGCCGAAGATCCGCATCGGCTGACCACCGAAACCCGCGGATGTTTTGCCGCCAGAGTGGAACGGATGCGTCTCGGATTGTTTCGCCGTGAACTCTGGCACCTGCGCATCGAATTCAGCATACTCTGGGAGTATTATCAAGCGTTGCCCGAGCATGATTACCGCCGCCGGCGGGTGCTGGCGGCCCTCAGCGGCGCAATCGACCGGTATGCCGACGATCCTGACGGCGCCGCTGGAGCCCGTCAGGAACTCGCGCCAGTGCTGGCGCTCCCGGCGTTGCATTCCGCGCCGATTGCCTGCGGAGTAGGACATGCGCACATCGATACCGGCTGGCTTTGGCCGGTATCGGAGACGATCCGTAAAAGCGCCCGCACCTTCGCCAACCAGCTTGATATGATGGACAAGTACCCGGAATACACGTTCGGGGCCTCCCAGCCGCAGCATTACGCATTCGTCAAGCAATATTATCCGGAGCTGTTTGAGAAGATTCGCCGCCGGGTGTCGGAAGGCCGCTGGGAGCTGCAGGGCGGGATGTGGGTGGAAGCCGACTGCAATTTGATTTCCGGCGAATCGATGATCCGCCAGTTTCTCCACGGCAAGAACTTTTTCCGTGACGAATTCGGAATGGAGGTACACAATTTGTGGCTGCCGGATGTGTTCGGTTATTCGCCGGCGCTGCCGCAGATCATGAAGAAATCCGGCTGCGACTTTCTCCTGACGCAGAAGATCTCCTGGAATCAGTTCAATACGTTTCCCTTCACCACCTTCTTCTGGAAAGGAATCGACGGCAGTGAAGTGCTGACCCACTTTCCGCCGGAAAACACCTATAACGCCTCTGTGACGCCGCTGGAACTGATTCCGGCGCAAAATCGCTTCCAGGAGTCCGAATTGTTGCCGGAGTTCCTCAGTTTGTACGGCATCGGTGATGGTGGCGGTGGTCCAAAAGAAACACACATCGAACGTGCCCGCCTGTTGCAGAACTTCGAGGGAACTCCCCGGTTTCGTTTCGGTCGGGCGGATGAATTCTTCGAACGCCTCGCCGGCACGGAAGCTGTGACCCGGCGGCAACTGCCGGTCTGGTCCGGTGAACTTTACCTTGAATTACATCGCGGTACTTTGACCAGTCAGGCGCAGATCAAGCGTGATAACCGCAAGTTGGAGCAGTTGTTGGCGGCGACGGAGTTCCTCTGTGCAATCGGGCCGTTGTCCGACTATCCGTCTTCCGCTCTGGATGCGGCGTGGAAGAAACTGCTCATCAATCAGTTTCATGATATTCTGCCCGGTTCAAGCATCACTCAAGTTTACGAGAATGCGCGGCGGGAACACGCTGAACTTTTCGCCACCTGCCATCACCTGATTGATCAGGCCGCCGGGAAAATTTCTGTGGAAGCGCCGGATACCTTGTCGCTGCTGAACACTCTCTCCTGCACCTTCCACCACGCCGTAGAACTGCCGCCGGAGTGGCAAAACTGCGAGATCATCGATGAACAGGGGCGCCCGGTATCGGTTCAGGGGACGCGTGCCACCGCCATCGTTCCGCCTTCCGGCTTCACAATCTGGCACAAACGTGGTTCCGTTTCCGCGGCGCCGCTGGTCGCGGTTGATGAGGGACTGGTTCTGGCGAACGATCTGGTCCGGTATGAATTCACCCCAGCGGGCGAACTGCTCAGTGCCGTTGATTTGGAAACCGGTCTGGAAACCCTCCGGCCCGGCGAATGCGGCAACGTTCTGCGCCTCTACGTTGATCGTCCCAATGCCTATGAAGCGTGGGACATCGATCTGTTTTACGACCACGAAAAAGTCGTGGCGCCGGAACTGACGGCACGACCGCGGCGCGAATCCGGTCCGGTTGAAAGCACCCTGCAGTTCGCCTGGGCCATCGGGGAACACTCAACGATTCGTCAGACCATCCGGCTGGAACGGCATACGAAACGGCTCGATTTTGAAACCGCCGTCGATTGGGCTGAAACACGTAAGATGCTGCGGGTCAACTTCCCAGTGGCAATTGCCACTGATTCTGCCGCCTGTGACATTCAATACGGTTATTTCCGGCGGCCGACACAGGAGAACGACTCCTGGGATCTGGCAAAGTTCGAAGTCTCGTTTCATCGCTATGTCGATCTGTCGGAGCCTGGGCGGGGCGTCGCTCTGCTGAGTGACTGCAAGTACGGTTGTCGGGTGAATAGAGGAAACCTCGACCTCGCGCTGCTTCGTTCTCCGAAGTATCCGGATTGGGAGGCGGATCGCGGTCATCGTGAATTTACCTACTCTTATCTGCCGCACCGCGGCGAACTGGTCGAGGCGCCCGTGATGGCCGAGGCGGCGCAGTTAAACCGGCCGCCGCTGCTTTTTCCGGGGCGGCGTTTTACCGTCCGTCCGCCGTTTTGCGTCACTGCCGGCCGCGTGGCGCTTGAAGTGCTCAAGCGGGCGGAAAAATCTGATCACCGGGTCATTCGGCTGGTGGAAATTTCCGGCGGCAGCGGCAAAGCACGTCTGACTACGGAGCTTCCCGGGGTTCGGCTGGTCGAGTGCGATCTTCTGGAATGGCACACCGGCCGGTCTTTCCGCTTTGAAAACGGGGAGTTGGAGTTGCTGTTCCGCCCCTTTGAAATCAGAACGTTTTTGGTGATACAGGATAGGATCTCATGA